Proteins encoded in a region of the Zea mays cultivar B73 chromosome 2, Zm-B73-REFERENCE-NAM-5.0, whole genome shotgun sequence genome:
- the LOC103647318 gene encoding probable cellulose synthase A catalytic subunit 6 [UDP-forming] isoform X2, with product MEASAGLVAGSHNRNELVVIRRESGAGGGGGGGAARRAEAPCQICGDEVGVGFDGEPFVACNECAFPVCRACYEYERREGSQACPQCRTRYKRLKGCPRVAGDEEEDGVDDLEGEFGLQDGAGHEDDPQYVAESMLRAQMSYGRGGDAHPDFNPVPNVPLLTNGQMVDDIPPEQHALVPSYMGSGGGGKRIHPLPFADSNLPVQPRSMDPSKDLAAYGYGSVAWKERMEGWKQKQERLQHVRSEGGGDWDGDNADLPLMDEARQPLSRKVPISSSRINPYRMIIVIRLVVLGFFFHYRVMHPAKDAFALWLISVICEIWFAMSWILDQFPKWLPIERETYLDRLSLRFDKEGQPSQLAPIDFFVSTVDPTKEPPLVTANTVLSILSVDYPVEKVSCYVSDDGAAMLTFEALSETSEFAKKWVPFSKKFNIEPRAPEWYFQQKIDYLKDKVAASFVRERRAMKREYEEFKVRINALVAKAQKVPEEGWTMQDGSLWPGNNVRDHPGMIQVFLGQSGGRDVEGNELPRLVYVSREKRPGYNHHKKAGAMNALVRVSAVLSNAPYLLNLDCDHYINNSKAIKEAMCFMMDPLVGKKVCYVQFPQRFDGIDRHDRYANRNVVFFDINMKGLDGIQGPIYVGTGCVFRRQALYGYDAPKTKKPPSRTCNCWPKWCLSCCCSRNKNKKKTTKPKTEKKKRLFFKKAENPSPAYALGEIEEGAPDIEKAGIVNQQKLEKKFGQSSVFVASTLLENGGTLKSASPASLLKEAIHVISCGYEDKTDWGKEIGWIYGSITEDILTGFKMHCHGWRSIYCIPKRPAFKGSAPLNLSDRLHQVLRWALGSVEIFFSKHCPLWYGYGGGLKFLERFSYINSIVYPWTSIPLLAYCTLPAICLLTGKFITPELTNVASIWFMALFICISVTGILEMRWSGVAIDDWWRNEQFWVIGGVSAHLFAVFQGLLKVLAGIDTSFTVTSKGGDDEEFSELYTFKWTTLLIPPTTLLLLNFIGVVAGISNAINNGYESWGPLFGKLFFAFWVIVHLYPFLKGLVGRQNRTPTIVIVWSILLASIFSLLWVRVDPFLAKSDGPLLEECGLDCN from the exons ATGGAGGCGAGCGCGGGGCTGGTGGCCGGCTCGCACAACCGGAACGAGCTGGTGGTGATCCGCCGCGAGtcaggagcgggcggcggcggaggaggcggcgcggcgcggcgggCGGAGGCGCCGTGCCAGATATGCGGCGACGAGGTTGGGGTGGGCTTCGACGGGGAGCCCTTCGTGGCGTGCAACGAGTGCGCCTTCCCCGTCTGCCGCGCCTGCTACGAGTACGAGCGCCGCGAGGGCTCGCAGGCGTGCCCGCAGTGCAGGACCCGCTACAAGCGCCTCAAGGGTTGCCCGCGGGTGGCTGGGGACGAGGAGGAGGACGGCGTCGACGACCTGGAGGGCGAGTTCGGCCTGCAGGACGGCGCCGGCCACGAGGACGACCCGCAGTACGTCGCCGAGTCCATGCTGCGGGCGCAGATGAGCTACGGCCGCGGCGGCGACGCGCACCCGGACTTCAACCCCGTCCCCAACGTGCCGCTCCTCACCAACGGCCAGATG GTTGATGACATCCCGCCGGAGCAGCACGCGCTCGTGCCGTCCTAcatgggcagcggcggcggcggcaagagGATCCACCCGCTCCCCTTCGCAGATTCCAACCTTCCAG TGCAACCGAGATCCATGGACCCGTCCAAGGATTTGGCCGCCTACGGCTACGGCAGCGTGGCTTGGAAGGAAAGGATGGAGGGCTGGAAGCAGAAGCAGGAGCGCCTGCAGCATGTCAGGAGCGAGGGTGGCGGTGATTGGGATGGCGACAATGCAGATCTGCCACT AATGGATGAAGCTCGGCAGCCATTGTCCAGAAAAGTTCCAATATCGTCAAGCCGAATAAATCCCTACAGGATGATTATCGTTATCCGGTTGGTGGTGTTGGGTTTCTTCTTCCATTACCGAGTGATGCATCCAGCGAAAGATGCATTTGCGTTATGGCTCATATCTGTAATCTGTGAAATTTGGTTTGCCATGTCCTGGATTCTTGATCAGTTCCCAAAGTGGCTTCCAATTGAGAGAGAGACTTACCTGGACCGTTTGTCGCTAAG GTTTGACAAGGAAGGTCAACCCTCTCAGCTTGCTCCAATTGACTTCTTTGTCAGTACGGTTGATCCCACAAAGGAACCTCCCTTGGTCACAGCGAACACTGTCCTTTCCATCCTTTCCGTGGATTATCCGGTTGAGAAGGTCTCCTGCTATGTTTCTGATGATGGTGCTGCAATGCTTACGTTTGAAGCATTGTCTGAAACATCTGAATTTGCAAAGAAATGGGTTCCTTTCTCCAAAAAGTTTAATATTGAGCCTCGTGCTCCTGAGTGGTACTTCCAACAGAAGATAGACTACCTGAAAGACAAGGTTGCCGCTTCATTTGTTAGGGAGAGGAGGGCGATGAAG AGAGAATATGAGGAATTCAAGGTAAGGATCAATGCCTTGGTTGCAAAAGCCCAAAAGGTACCCGAGGAAGGATGGACAATGCAAGATGGAAGCCTCTGGCCTGGAAACAATGTACGCGATCATCCTGGAATGATTCAG GTATTCCTTGGCCAAAGTGGTGGTCGCGATGTGGAAGGAAATGAGTTGCCTCGCCTTGTTTATGTCTCGAGAGAAAAGAGGCCAGGTTATAACCATCACAAGAAGGCTGGTGCCATGAATGCACTG GTCCGTGTCTCTGCTGTCTTATCAAATGCTCCATACCTATTGAACTTGGACTGCGATCACTACATCAACAATAGCAAGGCCATAAAAGAGGCTATGTGTTTCATGATGGATCCTTTGGTGGGGAAGAAAGTGTGCTATGTACAGTTCCCTCAGAGGTTCGATGGTATTGACCGTCATGATCGATATGCTAACAGGAACGTCGTCTTTTTTGAT ATCAACATGAAAGGTTTGGATGGTATTCAAGGGCCCATCTATGTGGGTACTGGATGTGTTTTCAGACGGCAGGCACTATATGGTTATGATGCTCCTAAAACAAAGAAGCCACCATCAAGAACTTGCAACTGCTGGCCCAAGTGGTGCCTCTCTTGCTGCTGCAGCAGGAACAAGAATAAAAAGAAGACTACGAAACCAAAgacggagaagaagaaaagattaTTTTTCAAGAAAGCAGAAAACCCATCTCCTGCATATGCTTTGGGTGAAATTGAGGAAGGCGCTCCAG ATATTGAGAAGGCTGGAATTGTAAATCAACAGAAACTAGAAAAGAAATTTGGGCAGTCTTCTGTTTTTGTTGCATCGACACTTCTTGAGAATGGTGGGACCCTGAAGAGTGCAAGCCCAGCTTCTCTTCTAAAGGAAGCTATACATGTTATCAGCTGCGGCTATGAAGACAAGACTGACTGGGGAAAAGAG ATCGGCTGGATCTATGGATCAATTACGGAGGATATCTTGACTGGATTTAAGATGCACTGCCATGGTTGGCGGTCTATTTACTGCATCCCGAAGCGGCCTGCATTCAAAGGTTCCGCACCTCTTAACCTTTCGGACCGTCTTCACCAGGTCCTTCGTTGGGCTCTTGGGTCTGTCGAAATCTTCTTCAGCAAGCACTGCCCACTCTGGTACGGATATGGCGGCGGGCTAAAATTTCTGGAGAGGTTTTCTTATATCAACTCTATCGTATATCCCTGGACATCCATTCCTCTCTTGGCTTACTGTACCTTGCCAGCCATCTGCCTGCTGACGGGGAAATTTATCACACCAGAG CTTACCAATGTGGCCAGTATCTGGTTCATGGCGCTTTTCATCTGCATCTCAGTGACCGGCATCCTGGAAATGAGATGGAGCGGCGTGGCCATCGACGACTGGTGGAGAAACGAGCAGTTCTGGGTCATCGGGGGCGTTTCCGCGCACCTCTTCGCGGTGTTCCAAGGCCTTCTCAAGGTCCTCGCTGGCATCGACACGAGCTTCACGGTGACATCCAAGGGCGGGGACGACGAGGAGTTCTCGGAGCTGTACACGTTCAAATGGACCACCCTGTTGATACCACCGACCACCCTTCTCCTGCTGAACTTCATCGGGGTGGTGGCTGGGATCTCGAACGCGATCAACAACGGGTACGAGTCGTGGGGCCCCCTCTTCGGGAAGCTCTTCTTCGCGTTCTGGGTGATCGTCCACCTGTACCCGTTCCTCAAGGGCCTGGTGGGAAGGCAGAACAGGACGCCGACGATCGTCATCGTCTGGTCGATCCTGCTCGCCTCCATCTTCTCGCTCCTGTGGGTCCGCGTCGACCCGTTCCTTGCCAAGAGCGACGGCCCTCTCCTGGAGGAGTGTGGTCTGGACTGCAACTGA
- the LOC103647318 gene encoding probable cellulose synthase A catalytic subunit 6 [UDP-forming] isoform X1 produces the protein MEASAGLVAGSHNRNELVVIRRESGAGGGGGGGAARRAEAPCQICGDEVGVGFDGEPFVACNECAFPVCRACYEYERREGSQACPQCRTRYKRLKGCPRVAGDEEEDGVDDLEGEFGLQDGAGHEDDPQYVAESMLRAQMSYGRGGDAHPDFNPVPNVPLLTNGQMVDDIPPEQHALVPSYMGSGGGGKRIHPLPFADSNLPVQPRSMDPSKDLAAYGYGSVAWKERMEGWKQKQERLQHVRSEGGGDWDGDNADLPLMDEARQPLSRKVPISSSRINPYRMIIVIRLVVLGFFFHYRVMHPAKDAFALWLISVICEIWFAMSWILDQFPKWLPIERETYLDRLSLRFDKEGQPSQLAPIDFFVSTVDPTKEPPLVTANTVLSILSVDYPVEKVSCYVSDDGAAMLTFEALSETSEFAKKWVPFSKKFNIEPRAPEWYFQQKIDYLKDKVAASFVRERRAMKREYEEFKVRINALVAKAQKVPEEGWTMQDGSLWPGNNVRDHPGMIQVFLGQSGGRDVEGNELPRLVYVSREKRPGYNHHKKAGAMNALVRVSAVLSNAPYLLNLDCDHYINNSKAIKEAMCFMMDPLVGKKVCYVQFPQRFDGIDRHDRYANRNVVFFDINMKGLDGIQGPIYVGTGCVFRRQALYGYDAPKTKKPPSRTCNCWPKWCLSCCCSRNKNKKKTTKPKTEKKKRLFFKKAENPSPAYALGEIEEGAPGADIEKAGIVNQQKLEKKFGQSSVFVASTLLENGGTLKSASPASLLKEAIHVISCGYEDKTDWGKEIGWIYGSITEDILTGFKMHCHGWRSIYCIPKRPAFKGSAPLNLSDRLHQVLRWALGSVEIFFSKHCPLWYGYGGGLKFLERFSYINSIVYPWTSIPLLAYCTLPAICLLTGKFITPELTNVASIWFMALFICISVTGILEMRWSGVAIDDWWRNEQFWVIGGVSAHLFAVFQGLLKVLAGIDTSFTVTSKGGDDEEFSELYTFKWTTLLIPPTTLLLLNFIGVVAGISNAINNGYESWGPLFGKLFFAFWVIVHLYPFLKGLVGRQNRTPTIVIVWSILLASIFSLLWVRVDPFLAKSDGPLLEECGLDCN, from the exons ATGGAGGCGAGCGCGGGGCTGGTGGCCGGCTCGCACAACCGGAACGAGCTGGTGGTGATCCGCCGCGAGtcaggagcgggcggcggcggaggaggcggcgcggcgcggcgggCGGAGGCGCCGTGCCAGATATGCGGCGACGAGGTTGGGGTGGGCTTCGACGGGGAGCCCTTCGTGGCGTGCAACGAGTGCGCCTTCCCCGTCTGCCGCGCCTGCTACGAGTACGAGCGCCGCGAGGGCTCGCAGGCGTGCCCGCAGTGCAGGACCCGCTACAAGCGCCTCAAGGGTTGCCCGCGGGTGGCTGGGGACGAGGAGGAGGACGGCGTCGACGACCTGGAGGGCGAGTTCGGCCTGCAGGACGGCGCCGGCCACGAGGACGACCCGCAGTACGTCGCCGAGTCCATGCTGCGGGCGCAGATGAGCTACGGCCGCGGCGGCGACGCGCACCCGGACTTCAACCCCGTCCCCAACGTGCCGCTCCTCACCAACGGCCAGATG GTTGATGACATCCCGCCGGAGCAGCACGCGCTCGTGCCGTCCTAcatgggcagcggcggcggcggcaagagGATCCACCCGCTCCCCTTCGCAGATTCCAACCTTCCAG TGCAACCGAGATCCATGGACCCGTCCAAGGATTTGGCCGCCTACGGCTACGGCAGCGTGGCTTGGAAGGAAAGGATGGAGGGCTGGAAGCAGAAGCAGGAGCGCCTGCAGCATGTCAGGAGCGAGGGTGGCGGTGATTGGGATGGCGACAATGCAGATCTGCCACT AATGGATGAAGCTCGGCAGCCATTGTCCAGAAAAGTTCCAATATCGTCAAGCCGAATAAATCCCTACAGGATGATTATCGTTATCCGGTTGGTGGTGTTGGGTTTCTTCTTCCATTACCGAGTGATGCATCCAGCGAAAGATGCATTTGCGTTATGGCTCATATCTGTAATCTGTGAAATTTGGTTTGCCATGTCCTGGATTCTTGATCAGTTCCCAAAGTGGCTTCCAATTGAGAGAGAGACTTACCTGGACCGTTTGTCGCTAAG GTTTGACAAGGAAGGTCAACCCTCTCAGCTTGCTCCAATTGACTTCTTTGTCAGTACGGTTGATCCCACAAAGGAACCTCCCTTGGTCACAGCGAACACTGTCCTTTCCATCCTTTCCGTGGATTATCCGGTTGAGAAGGTCTCCTGCTATGTTTCTGATGATGGTGCTGCAATGCTTACGTTTGAAGCATTGTCTGAAACATCTGAATTTGCAAAGAAATGGGTTCCTTTCTCCAAAAAGTTTAATATTGAGCCTCGTGCTCCTGAGTGGTACTTCCAACAGAAGATAGACTACCTGAAAGACAAGGTTGCCGCTTCATTTGTTAGGGAGAGGAGGGCGATGAAG AGAGAATATGAGGAATTCAAGGTAAGGATCAATGCCTTGGTTGCAAAAGCCCAAAAGGTACCCGAGGAAGGATGGACAATGCAAGATGGAAGCCTCTGGCCTGGAAACAATGTACGCGATCATCCTGGAATGATTCAG GTATTCCTTGGCCAAAGTGGTGGTCGCGATGTGGAAGGAAATGAGTTGCCTCGCCTTGTTTATGTCTCGAGAGAAAAGAGGCCAGGTTATAACCATCACAAGAAGGCTGGTGCCATGAATGCACTG GTCCGTGTCTCTGCTGTCTTATCAAATGCTCCATACCTATTGAACTTGGACTGCGATCACTACATCAACAATAGCAAGGCCATAAAAGAGGCTATGTGTTTCATGATGGATCCTTTGGTGGGGAAGAAAGTGTGCTATGTACAGTTCCCTCAGAGGTTCGATGGTATTGACCGTCATGATCGATATGCTAACAGGAACGTCGTCTTTTTTGAT ATCAACATGAAAGGTTTGGATGGTATTCAAGGGCCCATCTATGTGGGTACTGGATGTGTTTTCAGACGGCAGGCACTATATGGTTATGATGCTCCTAAAACAAAGAAGCCACCATCAAGAACTTGCAACTGCTGGCCCAAGTGGTGCCTCTCTTGCTGCTGCAGCAGGAACAAGAATAAAAAGAAGACTACGAAACCAAAgacggagaagaagaaaagattaTTTTTCAAGAAAGCAGAAAACCCATCTCCTGCATATGCTTTGGGTGAAATTGAGGAAGGCGCTCCAG GTGCAGATATTGAGAAGGCTGGAATTGTAAATCAACAGAAACTAGAAAAGAAATTTGGGCAGTCTTCTGTTTTTGTTGCATCGACACTTCTTGAGAATGGTGGGACCCTGAAGAGTGCAAGCCCAGCTTCTCTTCTAAAGGAAGCTATACATGTTATCAGCTGCGGCTATGAAGACAAGACTGACTGGGGAAAAGAG ATCGGCTGGATCTATGGATCAATTACGGAGGATATCTTGACTGGATTTAAGATGCACTGCCATGGTTGGCGGTCTATTTACTGCATCCCGAAGCGGCCTGCATTCAAAGGTTCCGCACCTCTTAACCTTTCGGACCGTCTTCACCAGGTCCTTCGTTGGGCTCTTGGGTCTGTCGAAATCTTCTTCAGCAAGCACTGCCCACTCTGGTACGGATATGGCGGCGGGCTAAAATTTCTGGAGAGGTTTTCTTATATCAACTCTATCGTATATCCCTGGACATCCATTCCTCTCTTGGCTTACTGTACCTTGCCAGCCATCTGCCTGCTGACGGGGAAATTTATCACACCAGAG CTTACCAATGTGGCCAGTATCTGGTTCATGGCGCTTTTCATCTGCATCTCAGTGACCGGCATCCTGGAAATGAGATGGAGCGGCGTGGCCATCGACGACTGGTGGAGAAACGAGCAGTTCTGGGTCATCGGGGGCGTTTCCGCGCACCTCTTCGCGGTGTTCCAAGGCCTTCTCAAGGTCCTCGCTGGCATCGACACGAGCTTCACGGTGACATCCAAGGGCGGGGACGACGAGGAGTTCTCGGAGCTGTACACGTTCAAATGGACCACCCTGTTGATACCACCGACCACCCTTCTCCTGCTGAACTTCATCGGGGTGGTGGCTGGGATCTCGAACGCGATCAACAACGGGTACGAGTCGTGGGGCCCCCTCTTCGGGAAGCTCTTCTTCGCGTTCTGGGTGATCGTCCACCTGTACCCGTTCCTCAAGGGCCTGGTGGGAAGGCAGAACAGGACGCCGACGATCGTCATCGTCTGGTCGATCCTGCTCGCCTCCATCTTCTCGCTCCTGTGGGTCCGCGTCGACCCGTTCCTTGCCAAGAGCGACGGCCCTCTCCTGGAGGAGTGTGGTCTGGACTGCAACTGA